The Cervus elaphus chromosome 9, mCerEla1.1, whole genome shotgun sequence genomic interval CggacagcagcagcaggaagaagaGCAGCAGGTAGGTGGGCAGGTCGGGCTTGGCGGCCGCCCCGTCCCGCATCCCGCGCGCGGTGGCCAGCTCCAGCGGCAAAGCGCCCTCCGCCTTGACCGTGGCTGCCAGCGCCAGGGCGCCGCCTACCGCCGCCTCGGGGCTGCCCGTGGTGTTGAACACGTCGCCGTACATGGCCCGCGGGGCTGCCGACCCCCGGCCGCCTCACTTCGCTTCCATGGTGCGCCCTGCCCGCTCCTCTACGCGCGACCGACCGCAAGCCAGGTGCCTGCGGGACCGCCGGGACTGCGAAGCCCTGGACTGCTTCCTCGCCGCCCCACTCAGTTGCCCTCTCCGCGGGGTGGTGGACCCCAGCGCTCAGAGCTGGACGGCTCGGCACCCGCGATCCCCGGACTTTTCAGGTCTGTCACCGTCGCCACCCACGGTCCTGAATCGGTCACCTGGGTTTACGGCCGTCCTTTCAGTTTAGACCCCAGCTCCGGTGAGCTCCGGGCTCCAGGACACCCCTGGGctacggcggcggcggcggggcgagGTGAGTGGTGCGTGCGGCCGCAGCGCGGGGTTCCTGCTCTGCACCTCCAGACACCAGTGCACCGAGGGCTCAGTCCGGGAGTCCCCCGCGGCCTCCCGCTGCCGAGTCTCAGAGCAGTTCTGCAGCCTTGAGTCCCCGCAGAGACACCTGGTGTGCGGCGAGCCTGTCCCCGCTGGCTCCAGCTGCTGCGCTCCAGTCGAGAGCAGGAGACTGAGCTCCGAGGCGGCCCCGCGAGCTCCGGTCCCGGGCGGTGGGGGGCGGGACTGGTGGCGATTGTCCCCGGGGAGCGGCTGCGAACCAATGAGAGCGGGAGAGGACAGGGCTGCGCCTGCCCCGGCCCGGCCTCACATCACTCACGGAAGGAGGGACAcgcaggaagggaggagggaggaaaaacaCAGGGTCGCGGAAAGACAGATGGATGAAGAGCCGATTACAGACCTGCGAACAGAGCCACGCAAAACAGAGACAAGATGGACAGCAAACCGATTCGGAGACCAGGCTCAGCCAGGCGTCGATACCTGCTCTCGTCCTTTTCCTGGACATTCTCCCTCCAGGCACAGCCCGGCTGGCTCCGAGCCCCAAGACTGAGTAGTTCTGGGAGGGCCACGAGGCTGAGCGCAAGGGCAGAGGGCTCCCAGAGGAGCTCAGGCTGCTTCCTGGGGACCCGCTCCTCCGCAGTGGAGGGCACCTGTGAGCTCACCTTTTCAGCGCACCTGAGCTGCAGTGCTCTGACACAAAGGGCCGGAGGGAGATGTGGCCCACCTGCCTGTAGCAGCCCTGGCAAACGCTTGCTGGCCAGGACAGAGGTGAGGGGTCAGCAGGACCAAGGGGGTGTCCCCTTTCCAGAAGTCCACAGTCTTCACCTCCTTTGGAAGTTTTCCAAGCCTCCCAGATTAGAATGGGAACCATCACCAGCCACCATGGCCCCTGGGTTCTTCAGAAGCACTGACTGCCCTGGGCTGTCATGGTCTGGCGCGGAACGGAAGGAAGCACTTGCCCCCAAGATTCTGAAGGAGGCACTCCCTCACCGGTCAGGGGTGATGGTGCTTCCTTCGCTTTCGCACCCAGGCACCTCACTTCTCACCTGGACCCCAGCTCTGAGACCCCCACAGGGTGAGCCAGGGCACAGCTCTGTCTCCCCCATACCTTCTTCCCCCATCAAGGGGTACAGGATGTGGGAGAGCTTGGTGAGTGCGGGCTGCAGGAACCTGTGGGAAGATGAGTTTATTATTCCCCTCTCCCCAACTGCACCTCACACCTGCCCACAGGCTTAATTAACAAGGACTAGTAAGGTGTGCAAGGCTGCCCTTGGCCAGCACTCATTCCCTTAAAGCCCAGCTCAGCCCAAGGAGAAACACCTCTGCAAGCTGTTTGCCTAACATGAAAATTTGTGAGCCTAAGCCCTGACCCTACAGAGTCTGACTGCTTGCTCTGTGAGATGCAGGACCTCTCCAGAGCCCCTCTTCAGTGTTTGCCTATAGTTGCATAGACGGGCCTGTGGGGTGCTTCCCTGGGCGCAGAGGGGGattgtgtgtggtgtggggaggAGTGGGAACTGGCAGGACTCAGCATGACCCCATCTGCCCATTACGGTCCTGGGGCACTGCCCAGAGTACTCCAAGGGCATAGGACTTTAAGCTGCTGTGTCTGGCTTCTGCTTAGCCCAACttctcattttccagatgggAAAGCTGGCTCTGAGAGGGGCAAGACTTTATTCATGTTAGCACAGGGCAGCCTCCACATAACAGTGTGCAGCAGCCGTGGATGTGGGCTACTCAGGAGAGGGGCAGAGTCCCTTTCTCTGAAGGCCTGAGCTATTTGAGACAGCATTCTATTCGGCTAGCAGGATCCTAGGGACCTTATGTGAAACCTGGACAAGCCTCCTCAGGGCCACTGTCAGccacggggagagtcagcgtgtgGATTAACGGAGAGGGGTTTATCCAGGTGAAGCCCCCGCTGTCGGTAAGTCCCTGggttctttgtttgctttttaaggtataacaaaattatttttagttgaatattaataaattctttttcattaaagATTGTGCCCATCTGAAATATATACAATGAAGGAAAACATCGAAATGTTTTTGCTTTGTAGCCTCAATTTGTGGTTTGGCCTGGAATTTCCTTCATGTGTTTGGGGAATCATGGTGGCCCTGCTGACCCCgcttcctctctgctctgcccCCAAGGTCAGGTAAGACACTAGGCAGTGGTGGGAAGGCTGGGTGGCTTAGTTGGGAGGGCCTCAGCAGAATCAGGGACAGGCCTCTGGTTTTGGACTATAAAATAAGGGTTTATGGTGGGTGATTTCTGGCTCTGAAGTAGTGCTGTGTTCCCCCAGGAAGTGAGCACAGAGCAGGGGGTGTCTGCAAGAGGGTTTGGTGTGGATAGAGAGTCCCCACGGCTCCATTGCTTATGGTAGGAGCCGAGAAATCTCTAGAAATGCTCATTTGTCCTCAGAGCTGAGGCTTTTCATCATCATATTGCATTTTGCAGAAGTAACACATGCAAGGCCTTGCAGCCTGTGATTGGAGGAGCTGGGACTTGAAACTGGACAGTGGGCTTCTGTG includes:
- the SMIM32 gene encoding small integral membrane protein 32, which gives rise to MYGDVFNTTGSPEAAVGGALALAATVKAEGALPLELATARGMRDGAAAKPDLPTYLLLFFLLLLSVALVILFIGCQLRHSAFAALPHDRSLRDARAPWKMRPV